The genomic DNA GTTTGGGTGTTTTAGCAGTCGCATCACTGCCGCCGTTAGAACAGGCTGCCAGTGACAGTGCCACTACGGCAACGCTCCCCCATAGAGCTAGTTTGTGTCGTTTTTTCATTGTCTGTTTTTCCTCCTTTAAGCTAAAGTTTCGTAAACATCGTAACCGCTGTAAAATTCGTCACCACCTCCTTTAGTAATTAACTTGCGCGCCGTTGTGAAGCATTCGCAGTGCGCCGTAATACTTGTCCCACGTAACTAATCGCTAAACATAACAGAATGATCTCTACGGCGGCCGGTAACCACGTCCACCAGTACTGGGTAATGTTGTTCGGGTCGTTGGCGTTCGCAATCAACGTCCCTAACGAGGGAGTCCCATCGGGAAGCCCGAATCCCAAGTAGGATAGTCCCGTTTCAACCCCGATGTTTTCTGCGAATGATAATGTGGTATCAACAACAATTAATGAAGAAATGTTCGGTAAAATTTCACGGAACATGATTTTTAAGTTACTGGTTCCAGAAACTTTGGAAGCCGCCACATAGTCTTTTTGCGCCTCGGCCAACGTACTAGATCGAATCAAGCGGGACGTTCCCATCCAGTAAAAGATTGATAGGAGCAGGGTTAACGTAATTGCATTATAGTGTGGGATAATCGTCACTAATACGATAATGGTCATTAACATCGGGATAATCATCATAAAATCGTAAACCCGTTGCATTGTTAGGTCGACGTATCCGCCGTAGTAGCCAGACACTAATCCATATCCAATCCCAAAGGTGGATGAAATAGCAGTTAACCCAATCGCAATTAGAATGGAATTTCTAGAGCCAACAATCAGCTGGGAAAAGATTGGTCGTCCGGAGGAATCACCCCCTAAAATGTAATTCGTAAAGGGTTTAGCGTAGTAACCCATTAAATCGGTCTGCATGATTTGGGGTACGTTGATCAAGAAAGAACCAATTACCACTAACAGGATAAAAGCAATGATAAAAATTACGGAAGCCATCGCGGTTTTATCTGCTTTAAATTCCTTCAGCATCACCCGAATCGTACTCGGGGTAGCTTCTTTTTCCGCTTCTTTGGAAAGTTCTAACAACTCGTCAGCCGCCAACTCATTGCGACCACTAAGCTCATCTGCCATCTGCGCTCCTCCTTCCTACTCAATCCGAATCCGTGGATCCACGATGCTCAAGACAATGTCTGAAAGTAAAGTCCCTAGCAGATTCAAGAATCCGTACAGTAACACGAGCGTCGTGATAACCGTGTAATCACGGTAGTTCACCGCATTTAAGAACAGTTGCCCCATCCCTGGGTATGAGAAAATCATTTCGGTAAAAATGGACCCGGCTAGCAACCCCGTAATCGAGTAGCCGGCAAAGGCGGCAATCGGCAAGACCGAGTTTCTAAAAATGTGGTGCCGATAAATGGCCTGACTGGGAACCCCCTTCGCAACTTCCGTTTTCACAAAGGCCGAATGTTTGGAATCAATTACCTGGGACCGTAAGTACTGAATAATGTTCACAGTTCCAAACAAGGCCCCCAGCAGTCCCGGTAAGATGATGTGTCCTAAGCGCGATAGTAATGTTGGTCCTAATCCGGAAACACTTGGTGAGACCGAACCAGCAGTTGGAAACCATCCGAGGGCATAACCAAAAATCCAGATTCCAATTACCAGAACCACGAAAAACGGAATTGACATGGTGACGTAGGTATAGATTCGAATCAACGTATCCGACCATTTACCTTCGTTCTTCCCGGCATAAATCCCTAATGGCAGTCCAATTACATACGTTAAAATCATCGTAAAGACCGCTAACCACAGCGTGTTAAGTCCCCGTTGCTTAATTAGATCCACCACTGGCATTTGATATTCGTAACTCATCCCTAAATTTCCATGGAATAAATTAACGACCCAGTGCCAATACTGCACGTACCACGGATCAAATAATCCGTTAGCCTTCATCAAGCGGTGAATTTCAGCGGGGTTACTCTTCGGGTTAATTGAACCGGTAAATGGATCTCCCGGCATCGCTTTGGCCATCCAAAACACTAAGATACTTAAGACAATTAATTCGGGAATCATAATCAAGATTCGGCGTAAAATTGTTTTCCACATGATTAGTCATCCTCCTTTAATTGCTTGTACTTCAATGCTTCTTTGGGTGGTAACGAAACGAGGTGTCCCGGACTAACTTCTACCATTGGATATGCCTTCCCGGTTTCATCGTAGTAATCATCTTTGTGGGCTTGGTAAGCTTTTTCCACTGCTTTGCGGTGTTCCAAATTGCTTGCTCGCTTTTCCAGGTTCGTACTTGGAATGGCGGCTAATAATCGTTGGGTGTAAATGTGTTTGGCGTTGCGATAAATGTCATTGCGCGTTCCAATTTCGACGATTTGACCTCGGTTCATAATCGCGATTCGATCACACATGTGCCGTACCACCCCTAAATCGTGGGAGATAAAGAGGTAGGAAACCCCGATTTCTCGTTGGATCTGCTTCATGAAGTTCAACACCTGGGCTTGAACGGATAAGTCCAAGGCAGAAACGGGTTCGTCCGCAATAATTAACTTCGGGTTAGTAGCCACGGCCCGGGCAATTCCGATCCGTTGCCGTTGCCCTCCAGAAAATTGGTGCGGATACTTGTAAA from Fructilactobacillus ixorae includes the following:
- a CDS encoding ABC transporter permease; its protein translation is MADELSGRNELAADELLELSKEAEKEATPSTIRVMLKEFKADKTAMASVIFIIAFILLVVIGSFLINVPQIMQTDLMGYYAKPFTNYILGGDSSGRPIFSQLIVGSRNSILIAIGLTAISSTFGIGYGLVSGYYGGYVDLTMQRVYDFMMIIPMLMTIIVLVTIIPHYNAITLTLLLSIFYWMGTSRLIRSSTLAEAQKDYVAASKVSGTSNLKIMFREILPNISSLIVVDTTLSFAENIGVETGLSYLGFGLPDGTPSLGTLIANANDPNNITQYWWTWLPAAVEIILLCLAISYVGQVLRRTANASQRRAS
- a CDS encoding ABC transporter permease, with product MWKTILRRILIMIPELIVLSILVFWMAKAMPGDPFTGSINPKSNPAEIHRLMKANGLFDPWYVQYWHWVVNLFHGNLGMSYEYQMPVVDLIKQRGLNTLWLAVFTMILTYVIGLPLGIYAGKNEGKWSDTLIRIYTYVTMSIPFFVVLVIGIWIFGYALGWFPTAGSVSPSVSGLGPTLLSRLGHIILPGLLGALFGTVNIIQYLRSQVIDSKHSAFVKTEVAKGVPSQAIYRHHIFRNSVLPIAAFAGYSITGLLAGSIFTEMIFSYPGMGQLFLNAVNYRDYTVITTLVLLYGFLNLLGTLLSDIVLSIVDPRIRIE
- a CDS encoding ABC transporter ATP-binding protein; this encodes MNLLTVNDLKVHFPIRGGFFNRVVDKVYAVDGISFSIEPGESFGLVGESGSGKSTTGRTIIGLEKATAGKIEFEGHPIDTKHEREKLNYDKEVQMIFQDSFSSLNPRKRVESIIAEPLKNFENLTPEQEKIRVLQLMKIVGLAPEMLYKYPHQFSGGQRQRIGIARAVATNPKLIIADEPVSALDLSVQAQVLNFMKQIQREIGVSYLFISHDLGVVRHMCDRIAIMNRGQIVEIGTRNDIYRNAKHIYTQRLLAAIPSTNLEKRASNLEHRKAVEKAYQAHKDDYYDETGKAYPMVEVSPGHLVSLPPKEALKYKQLKEDD